The sequence below is a genomic window from Deltaproteobacteria bacterium.
CCAAAAGCGGTCGCTTGACGTGTTTGTCTCTGGCCACCCGGTCCAATATGTCCTCGGGGGTTGCCGTCAGGCAGAAAACCCGCCCGCGTTGGCCCAGTGCTGCCGCGTTGGCCGGGTCCAACATGAGGCGCCCGCCGGTGGAAACGACCAACCCCTCCTTTTCTCCCAGCTCCCGCGCAAGGTCGGCCTCCATCCTGCGAAACGCCGCTTCACCTTTTTCGCGAAATATCTCGGCCACGGTCTGTCCGGTGCGTTCCATGATCAGTTCGTCGGTGTCCACGAAATCATAGCCCAGCCGGCCCGCCAGAAGTTTCCCCACCGTGCTTTTGCCGGTGGCCATGAATCCTGTCAATATGATATTTTCTCTGGGCATCGTTTTTTGTGCTCCTAACCTAAACCCCGAGCTCGCATGAACAGCGAACCGTTACAACCGGCTCAAAAGCTGGAAATAGACCATGCCGGCAGCCAGCAAAACCAGACAGGGCACCAGCAGAAAGCGATAGACGCGATCCAGGGAGGTTTCAAAATATTCATTGGAGAGCAGTAGGCAGACGTGCAGGGGTGAAAAAAGAACGCCGACGAAGCCGCTTACCAGGCCAAGGACTAAATACGGCAACAGCGCGGGACCGCCCGGTGAGGCGTGGACCAGGGATATCAAGATGGGAAAGGTCGTCCCTACAAAAGCGATGGTGATCCCTGAAACCAGTCCAACCGCCATGGGTAGAATTACGACGACAATCAACAACGGAATGCCCCATTTCAGCAATTCATTGCTGATGTCGACCACCGCCCGGCTGTCTTCCAGAATTCCCTTGAAAATGAGAATCGAGCAGACCATGTAGATCATGCTGCCCAATTTGGGATTGATCAGGATCCTGCGGCGCGTTGTCCACGGGATGCCGTTGGTGTACCAGACCTGCAGGATAGCCAACACCAGGGAGATGATGAGCCCGACCTCTTTGGCGATGGAAGCGAACAGCCCCAGGCGGGACAGACCGGCCCCGAAGGCAATGCCCATCACGATGACGATCAGAATGGGTGTCAACTCCTTGAAAAAGGGCCAGGGTGAGATGGACACCGCCGCTCCAGAGTCGACAGACATTTGGCTGCGGAATGAGAGCCTGCCTTTCAGGGGCCAATAACCGACGATCATGGCCACGATGGTCATGGGAAAGGCCGTGAATACGAAGGCCCAGAGGTTGAAACCGCCCAAGGCCGTGATTAAAAGCACACCGGGGTAGAGCGGCCAGGCATACTCCCAGATATGACGAAACCAGTAATTGACATAGCTGAGTTCATCGGCGCTCAACTGCGAACGTCCCCCCAGGTTCTTTACCATGGGGGCTGAAAAAATGGCCCCCCCGGGCATGGGCAAAAGTCCGATCAGCGCGGGAAAAATCACCATGTTCAGTGCGGGGATGTGAATCAAGCCCCTAAAACGATCCAGCAGACGCTGCATCTGCCCCGCGGCCTCCAGGCTGTGACTCAGCACGAGAATGAGGCTGACCACCGCCGCCAGGCTGAGGGTTTTCGGATGGGTCAGGGCGGTTAACGCCGCTTGAAGAATCGGCAGGGGATGCATGCCGAACAAAAGCCCCAGGACCAGGGCCCCCAGATTGAAACAGTGGCCCAGAGACAACTTGCGCCGGATGCTGAATAGAATAACGGCAAACACCAGGAGGATGCGGACAACTGCCGGGATAGCGTATAGAAAGCTCATTGGTCGCTCTTAACGATTTTCTAGTTGAGGATATACGTGGCGGGGTTGACGGGAACGCCGTTGAGATACACGGCGTAGTGGACATGGGGACCGGTACTTCTGCCGCTGTTGCCCATTTTAGCGATGAGGTCGCCGCGCTTGACCTTGTCGCCGCGCTTGACCAGGGCCTTTTCCACGTGGCCGTAGCGGGTCATCATGCCGTGCCCGTGGTCGATGATGACATAGTTGCCCAGGTAGCGCCTGGAACCCACGAATTTTACCACGCCGTCGGCGGTTGCGACGATGGGTGTGCCTTTTCGGTTGGCTATATCGAACCCTTTATGAAATTCCCGGCGCCCGGTAAACGGTGACGTTCGGAATCCAAACGGCGACGTCAGCCACCCCTTGGCCGGCCGGATGGCCGGTGTGCATGCCAGGAGGCTTTTCTGGCTCTCCAGCTTTCCCAGCAGTGACGTCATCAGGTCCTGCTGCACGGCCGAGGCATCCTGCAGCAATTCGACCTGGGTGTGCATATCCCGCATCAGGCTGGTATGCCGCCGGTTCAAGTCGATATTGGTTTCCAGATCCTCAGGGCGGGTGCCGCCCACGCCGAAAAGGGTTTCCTGACCGTTGTCGGTCCCGATATTGGCGATAATCCGTATCTTCTCTTCGAAATTGTTCAAAGCGACCAGCCGTGATTTCAGGCGATTGATGTCGCCGGCAAAGTCTTGTATCTGGCGGCGTTGGGTGGTGATGAGATCTTCCTGCGCGGAGAGGGCCTTGGCCATGTCCCCGTTGGCCTCGGCGACGTTGCAAATCCGGCTATAATCGTAAGCAAGGTACCCGATGCCGGCCACACCCGCGATAACGGCGATTAGAAGCAGGGGCAACAAAAATCCGGGAACGGATATCTTTTTCGCCGGCGCGCCGGTGTTG
It includes:
- a CDS encoding shikimate kinase; amino-acid sequence: MPRENIILTGFMATGKSTVGKLLAGRLGYDFVDTDELIMERTGQTVAEIFREKGEAAFRRMEADLARELGEKEGLVVSTGGRLMLDPANAAALGQRGRVFCLTATPEDILDRVARDKHVKRPLLDGPDPLARIVALLKQREEGYGRFPQLDTSATPPDEVARKLIGIFQGET
- a CDS encoding DUF401 family protein yields the protein MSFLYAIPAVVRILLVFAVILFSIRRKLSLGHCFNLGALVLGLLFGMHPLPILQAALTALTHPKTLSLAAVVSLILVLSHSLEAAGQMQRLLDRFRGLIHIPALNMVIFPALIGLLPMPGGAIFSAPMVKNLGGRSQLSADELSYVNYWFRHIWEYAWPLYPGVLLITALGGFNLWAFVFTAFPMTIVAMIVGYWPLKGRLSFRSQMSVDSGAAVSISPWPFFKELTPILIVIVMGIAFGAGLSRLGLFASIAKEVGLIISLVLAILQVWYTNGIPWTTRRRILINPKLGSMIYMVCSILIFKGILEDSRAVVDISNELLKWGIPLLIVVVILPMAVGLVSGITIAFVGTTFPILISLVHASPGGPALLPYLVLGLVSGFVGVLFSPLHVCLLLSNEYFETSLDRVYRFLLVPCLVLLAAGMVYFQLLSRL
- a CDS encoding M23 family metallopeptidase — encoded protein: MKMISLFILSNTGAPAKKISVPGFLLPLLLIAVIAGVAGIGYLAYDYSRICNVAEANGDMAKALSAQEDLITTQRRQIQDFAGDINRLKSRLVALNNFEEKIRIIANIGTDNGQETLFGVGGTRPEDLETNIDLNRRHTSLMRDMHTQVELLQDASAVQQDLMTSLLGKLESQKSLLACTPAIRPAKGWLTSPFGFRTSPFTGRREFHKGFDIANRKGTPIVATADGVVKFVGSRRYLGNYVIIDHGHGMMTRYGHVEKALVKRGDKVKRGDLIAKMGNSGRSTGPHVHYAVYLNGVPVNPATYILN